The following DNA comes from Marinilactibacillus sp. Marseille-P9653.
TCTAAGAAGCAACTCTCTGCCTCATCAAACCCTGTCATTTCCATAAGACACTTTCCTTTATGCTGTTGTACGAAATCGACATAGTTCTCTATATTATCAGACTGACTTCTTTCTAATGCCTGATTAAAATTATTCAGTGCACCTTGATGGTCATCACTATATTTCAAAGCTTCTCCCAGCCTTATTAGTGAAACTATTTCTTTTGAGGTATCCTGACACTCCCTAGCATACTGAAGGCAAAAGGTAAGATAGTGAATTGCCTTTTTTGTTTCTCCATTTATCCTATATAAATTTCCAAGGGCACCTTTAATAAAATACTCAT
Coding sequences within:
- a CDS encoding tetratricopeptide repeat protein, encoding MLTSVKNVLSNFNKTVYFDTYHLLREKTRDTNIVQQCSEQLIGFLKGSLNRQDEYFIKGALGNLYRINGETKKAIHYLTFCLQYARECQDTSKEIVSLIRLGEALKYSDDHQGALNNFNQALERSQSDNIENYVDFVQQHKGKCLMEMTGFDEAESCFLEAF